AGTTGTTTTCtttaagacagagaaagtgaaatcACTCTCCTCTGGGTATTACTCGTCTTTACTCTGTAAGTTGTACTCACCTATGCGCATGTAATAAAGATTGGACTGATCACACCTGAAGTCTGTATCTTTAGAAATTTAGCACATTCCACAAAGTAGACTTAAAATTTTGTCTTACAGTGTGCAGatctttccttttctgctttttgtttAGTACGCAATCTCAGGTTtctatattttttcatttaacgttgggactctctctctctctctctctctcaaaccttGTATGGAGGGCCGGAAGATTTAATTTAGAACTGAAGCTTGTTTGAAGCTGTTTCGAAATGTGTGCGTTATCTTAACATTTTCTGTCGTTATTATGGATCGTATTCGATTTAAATGGGCTAATTACCAATCGGTTCTGAAATGCTTAAAAATACCAACCTCTGTAAAATTATTGTAGCGTTGggtatctctgtgtgtctcgTTTGTTATAGTGCATGAGTTTAGACTCATTATTTAGTAGTTTAATAGTATAGGCTATtctgtcgtgccaatggtagcGTATAGATAAATTATAGTTAATGGTTCGCTGTGAATATTTGGCTGAATACAAATATCTATACCTATAACCTTATTTGAGAATCTGAACCCAATTAATTTACAGTTATTCCGAAAAACTCCATTTATAGTTCAGGGCTCTGAACACCGAACCTAAGGAATATTCAGAACCACTCTTCGTTAGCGtcaacatatttcaaataataGCGTTAATGTAGCAAGTACAGTCACAGGGCCTTCTCTTCGAATTAATTCCTCATCCAGTTCTTGGATCACCACATTAGAGAGTGTGACTCATGACGCATCCTACTCAAGAATAGAAACGGGAACGTCAACGTTTATTACAACAATCAAATTCCAACGGTACAGAATGCGTCTATCCTTGAATAAAATGGGATACAGGTGACACTAAGGCGCATCCACTACACACATAAGCTATGTGCAAACATCAAAACTACATACTGGATGACTAAAAGAAACTAGAGCTCGTGGCAACAACCACGCCTAAGGGTGTGGGAGTCTGGAATAACTGGAGGGACGAGGAGGGGCGTGGGTCAAGACTTGTTGAACGCGCTTTCTTTCTGGCCGACTAACTGGCTGACAGCAAGGAGTCGGGTCTTTTATCTGGTTTGGATAACGTGGGATTGCTCTCCTTCTCCTTGCCTCCGTCAGGAAGGAGGAGATACTTTTTGAAgtttgaaaaatgttcattaGATCTATGCCCGAAACCCGCTATGAGGTCACCGATGTCCGGACCTCGGTAATTGTTTTagatctaaaaataaaatttgaagcTAAATACaactggataaaaaaaatcagcggTTGAGAACTTCTCCTCCGACACGAGTGCATGCTTAATTCAGACTAGACTTGTTATTTAGTGtcggctgtgtgtgagagttggggggggggggggggggcgagcgCAGCCCCTTGCATCATCAGCACTTCTACAGATAGCAATTGGTATTTTAGACGCACGTTTGCATAAGCAGGCGTCTTATGTATGAACTGGCAGCATACCATATTCGGTAAGACAAGGCAATGATCGTTATGCCATTATCTGTAAGAAACGTTCAACACAGTAACCTGGTACAGCGTCTGGAGCAAAGGCAATTGTATGAAACATGTTACATTTACCTATTCTGGTCATGATGCAGGCGAGGATATTTCTTTCATATTAGTACGCCAGCTAACGTTTCACACAATGCCATTGATTATTGAACAGTTTATGTAGGTGACGATATCAATAATAGTAGGCTTACGAAACATTTCAAAGCCAAATGTGGAAATGAATATGTGTACAATGTCATGGTATTACTctcaaacatttttcatttattataatAGCTGAGGTTACAAATAACCTTAGCTTAATTAACATTAATAATTCTATGAACCACACCTAGTCatagaaatgtttgtgtgttgggggagggggcaaaTACAGAAGCCATATGAAAGGTTattcagttcagtccagttcagATGGTGTAccatacaaataaaacacaaataaaattttttcttttaaatagcAACAGGTCTCTttctatgtatgtaatgtttgtatgtgtaatttTGATAAAAACCTAACCACCAATAAAATTTGTTTCCTGTAGATAGCAACAGGTCTCCTTCTACGTatgcagtggtggaggaagtactcaaacactgtacttaagtaaaagtacaaataaacagacaaaaacgtactctagtaaaagtaccacattaacctttttacttgagtaaaagtaagtaagtacatgcttttaaatatacttaaagtgttaaaagtaaaagtacttgctgaatgtattccctaatgcaatggtctacaatatcattaagtgtgcctactgtatgtatattttgtttaatacatcaatagtatgggctgtgccattttaattaacaatgctgcagatgatgctactgataacactggcaaacaatctcttatcaattatttgaaagattattgtttttattgtgtttaccctctgtgacaaagttcacacttggacttacgattctgtgaatcagaatttcaggggttacctgcagagttaaatgccattaagcaaaataagaaaggggactgattatacctttgaaagtttttatttaactgtaaataaaaccaaacacaatataacacaatgcaaaaccactGTGTTAtgttgactgcagtaaacacattcaagtcaaagttgtctgcctgaaaaaaggggcattaaacacacctaacaaaggaggcactgatcctaacacaggatttcaacatattatctattacaaaatttatacttttgccagactgttcttacaggagatggaaatttggtttggctcaatataagcatgccaagtagggtttactgtctgacttttaaattccatttcagtgtaattaagacaaagatatctttaaagtaattacgacgatgttaatcctgtcattctataatatccactaattttaaaccttaactctgaaggagcacagggctaaagagcccctagccacacaagcaacataactaCCGCTGTTCCCGAgatctagcatccaagcaaacacccaggactaagactacattgcgttagcaacatgcatgtgttacttgccagttaacgctagattataataatttaatcgtgtttacttgttgctagtggtgcatttgaacaagaggctagctaaggttacataagacttcactaacctaaattaatttaacatgcaaaagtcaggtagcgttaagcaacttaatttacctcaatacgtttcttcaaatttgacggcgaatttttgaaagctagtatctcgtgttttGGAGGGAGACTGCACCGGAAactccatgaatcatttttagaaccggttatctcaaacaactcttttgaataaggccatgggtggcgcatgtctaatggctgaatctccgtggtggcctctctcgaatccattttgcgtgttttatcaccggttagtgctgctgctgacgCTGTTGCTGCCGGCGCGCCCCGCTCTTGTTGAAGGAGGGcctaacattacctgcccgctttgattggttcagagGACCAATTCCCCTCacgccattgattactttaaaactaacaaacaaacaaaaaaacgcaatgtgactgtaacttgTAACGCAACGCATTTTAGAAATGTAGTGcagtagaaagtatagatatttgctgtaaaatgtagtggagtaaaagtcaaaagtacccacaactaaatctacttaagtaaagtacagatacatgaaaaatgtacttaagtacagtaacgtAATACTTGTACTTCGTTATATTCCACCACTGTAcgtatgtaatgtttgtatgtgtaatttTGATAAAACGAGCACCCCTCTCCCGCCCGGCCTCCCTGCAACGTTCTACGCCTTTTATACATAGCAAAGTTGGTCGTGCTAGCATTCTGAATTACTGCAGATCTCTCGATAAAGTTAGATAGCTGGTCCTCCCTACATTACAACTTAGGGGTATTTATTGTTACGGGGTTTGTTCTAAGTTCATGTGGTCTTTGTCATGCATGAGGATTTGGAGattttttggttgtgttgtgttggctgTAAATTCCTCTCCTGACATGTGGCTGGGTCCTTTTTAATCCCACAATAACTGGCACATTGATTAGCCCATGTATTGCAAACTAAAAGTTGCATGTCTTGCAAACTAAAACCCCACTTGTCGCCCGACAGTCTGTACCATAGATATCGTTCTACAAATACATGCATGCAAAACTGGTTTGTGTCTATTCAGTAATAAATCTGCATTAATgtacattatgtaatattaaagATGAGTTCATATTTGGGCTGAGGTTTATTGCACACAATCAAGGGTTTATGCATTATCATGCTTATGCAGCATCTGTCTcccacacataaaacacataaaatagcATCGTGTAATGGTAAATTTGATAAAACGCGTGGCTGTTGGAATACATTTTCACCATTCAGATTTCCTCCTCTGCAGAAAGAAttgctgtgttttcttcctGGAGTTTgtaaaggaaaaataaaacaaacaaacacaaaacaaacaagagagaaaagaaggagaaacatgGTGACACACCGCACATATGAATCAACCCCAGCAATATCCAAAATGACAACATTATGGAATTTCATTAAAGTCCAGCCTGTTCAgttcacaaataacaaacaagTGACTACTTTTCAGTGTAACATAAAAATATCACCACTCCTTTAGGCTTCTCTACAGCATTCAACACTCACCACGATGCTTGTGTCATCACAAAATGGGTGTCTGCTTCCTTGAAGCCATTAAATTTGGTGGCCACAACACTGGTGTACGCCCCCATCTCATCGACCAATAGCCAATCACCAGTCTCCAGCTCAGGAAGAACACAGTGCTCGACAAGGTTGTCCAGACTATCACAGGTTTGACCCCAGATGATGGAGGGGTATTTGTGACCACTGAGCACTTGTTTCTTCCAACAGGTGAGGAAGGTGAGGAAAGTGAGATTGTGGAAGAATGAATGAACCGAATGGATGAATTAATGAGTGCCAGAAGAGAGCACAATACAACTAAACAGGTTATGAAAGACAAATCTGAAATCAAGCAGCTGATCATAACTCGTATTCAAAAAGAATGCAGTCTGATAGTACAAGGAAAGAGTGTGATGGATGGAGACTCTGTAGTCCAGCACTGACTAGTGTAATTATTAGAGGATGATCTTGTGAACAGGGATGCAATTTATCCCACGCAAAGAACAACTGGACAGTCAAATGAACAGCTGGGTGGAATGGGTAGAGCTCATTTCTTTGCAATGAAGATCCAAGTGATGGGAATATATTTATGACGGAATGAGTCTGTCAGTTAGTATCTGTGCACTCACATTGTGGGGATGGAAGACTCTTGGAATGATTTCATCATCCATGTTGAAGGACCCGTAAATGCCGTCATTGACATAGTACATGATGATTCTCTCAGCTCGGATGTCGTCGTCATCAGCTACAGGACACAGATTCATAGACACAAAGGAAGTTTTGGAGCACGAAAGGAGTGTACAGGAGTGTACAGGGCGTATATATACACAGGCACATTCAAAACACTGTCAGAATACTTTTCAACACCATCCCAAGACAGCTACATTTAGGGAGGTTAATTACTTTGAAATGCTCTACTGAAAAAACGATTTTATATTACATGTGGGGATTGCTAATTTTATCCAAATATTGCAATTTCCTTGTACAACCACtgaaacacccacacacctaaAACTGAGTCAGGATTACGTGTTTTCCCCATGACTTTCCACTACTGCATGCCTTGTCTTTATATCTGAAACATCCGTGACTGAGTACCGTTTTTGTTAGAAGATTTGTCTGTGAGGACTTTTTTGCCAATCACATTGACAGCTAATGTGCAGGCAGATGCCACGTAATATCTCCCCGGCTCAGCGATGACCTGAACCCCAGTGTCATCcggaaaaaaatcattcagggCAAATTTGATGACATCAGCAAACTGTGAGAGAAGAAAACCAAACGTCAGAGGAAGAGATGGTGGTAATTTCTAATGCAGGAACCCTTGAATCAAGTAAATCAAGTAATCACCTCTTCAAACTTCGGGTTAAATGTTTTGCTTCCAGGATAACCACCGCCAATGTCCAGCAAATTCATTTTGAAGCCCAACTCAATCTGTAAAATCAGCATTCACACAGATTTCTAAAATGATATTCAAGGCATATTTGTTAAGGAATTCATATGAAACATATGAATTCTCTTAATCTGGATGGACAAGGCTACCTTTGGTCCTCCACCTTAAACACTGATCCACTAAAACAAATCCTCTCCTCTTCTGGTTGGCCTGAATAAACACCCATGTTTGGGAGCACTGGAAAAAGTTTGGACTTCTTCCAGTCATATACTGATGTAGCTGTTTCAGCTCATGTGGGGCTTAATGATTAGGTGATCTGGGTGAGAAAATCAAACAGATGTTCCTTCAGTTTCTCAAGGCTAAAATGTTGACACTGACAGTGTATACTGATTGTTTCCAGATATTACATATTACGACACAGAGGCTAGCAACAGAAGTTGTATGGATCTTGACCAGCCCTTGGGTTTGATACCTGCACTGGATGCTTACCCCCATGTTAAAGATCCTTCTGGAAGCTGAGATGGCGTCCCTAAAAGCTTGAGGGTCTCTGCAGCCGGAGCCTACATGGAAACTGACACCGACCACCTCCAAACACAGTTCTCTCGCTCGCTCCAACAGCCTACAACAGTCCTGCAGACGTGCCCCAAACTTGGAGTTCAGCCGCAGGAATGATCTGGAGTCATCCACCCCAATGCGGAGGACAAGTCTGAAGAGATGAGACAAATTAAAAGGACTTTTGATGAATGGATGATTGGATATATGGatatatggatggatggatggatggatggatgaatgacaAACTGATTAATCTCACAATTTCTCTGGATGTCTTTTACTCCTAGATCCATGTAAAGTCCATAAGATATAAATTTGGGGATTTAAATTGTGCATTTGAGCATATTACActaatgtttttcaaaaatttgTTTGGCTGGACCTATTTGACAGTGCTTAGCGCTTATCCCTGGCAGACAATATTTTGATAGATGTACTAACTGTGTTTTATGGAAGCATCATATTCTCTGATGTATCACAGGGTTAAGTTTTAACTTTGTATCCTTGGTTGAGTTTTATGATCTTTGCACACACTTCAGTtgatatatttatacatatataactaACTGCCACCATCAGAATATTATAGTATAAATCAACTGTTGAGCTGCTTTTCAGGCATTGTGAATTGGACGGACAGCAATATCCCAAAACTAAATTAAGATCAAATGGGAATTCTATGCAAAGTgcggggagagagaaaatacttCACAAACAAGGCAATTTCATTTTAGGTCATGGCAGAAGTGAGATACTTATGAATTAGTCTTGATTTTGATACGAGTTATAACCCTTTATCGACAACGTCACTACTACCGCTTTCTTTCAGGACAACAGTACTGCAGGAGCTGCTAGAAATTTTATTCTCCTACTGTTCACATCTTTGCCAGTCAAACACAGACGAGATGACTCACTTTCCGTTGTCATGGCACCTGGATATCTTGTCGAGTTCATCCTCACTGTCAAACGTCATCATCTGGATTCCATGGATGCAGGCATATTTGATATGAGACTCCTGCTTGCAGGGGTTGGCATAGATGATTCTATCTGGAGTTACGCCAAGAGACAAAATCTGCTGGATCTCAGACTGCGTGGAGAGGAAGAATAATAAATACACGTTCAGGATGGTTTCTAAACTGAAcggaaaacaaaaatgacacattttcatTGTTGCCTCTGAACAGGTAAGTTAATGGAGTTTAGAAATGTTGCAGAGGGAAAGTTAGCATTCTCATACAAATAGGCAAAAACTGACTGCCCACAAAATCCATGTTGTGTTGTTGAATATATCACAAAGTCAGTGCTTTTAACTAATATGACAAGCTATGTAAAATATTtgggaagggtttttttttttttttatgtgaaactTGTTTACACTGAAAGCTGAAGACATGCAAACTCATGACAGGCTGAGAGCACCATCCACACCTGACTGGCACAGTCAAAACATGCCCCTAGATTAGCCAGCAGGGCCAGGATTGGGCGACTGTTGTTGCATTTCACAGCGTAGAAGGGAACAACCCGCGGAAGGTTCTCCACCCAGCGGAGGTGTTTCTCCAGGATATTGTCGAGGTCTGCAGTGTGGAAGGCATCCCTGTTTCCCTggtgacagagcagagaggatgAGTTTTAGAAGTGGTCTATAAAGTTAGATACATGTGAACCTGTTTTAAGAGAGCCACTTTGCCTGCAATTTAGTAAGGACACCCTTTTAACctaaagaataaataataaataaataaaacaagacttTCAGAAACAGCAGAATCAGTTCATTTTCTATAGACCCACCCTTGCCATTTGGTTTTGGATTTTGCATACAgactcttcaaaaaaaaaattctttatttctctgttttgttctgtacagaaaaaaaaaaatcaaagaacaaGAAACGATAAAGGAGCTCAGCTTTGTGTTCGTCGGTTTTCAACTCCAAAATACAAAACGACTTGTGAAGAACACCAGCGCgtatattttaaaacaagtttttcaaaacagaagcactgcaaatcactcaaaaacacttttcctgactgattttcaacatttcacacttagtTCTTGCAAAGTTCAAGCTTCTCTCTTACAACAACACTTTTGCAGTAAAGAGCGTTTCTACTTGTTGACAAAAGTTAAGACTTCTGAATCCTTTTCCAAAAAGACAATTCCAGCATATGAAGCTAtttctgatctcagatctgaTCTCTGGTCTCGTAATGTCTTATGCCTTACAGAAACCTTGCTGGGAATTTAGTCACTCGGGGTGAAGACTACAGTTTGAACCATTTGGAGGCAGACGCTGCTGCAGTTTGCGATCGTTAAGTACTATGGTGCCATTACTGTCTGGCCAAATTtctgtaagaaaaagaaaatctagcACGTGATTTCCGATTAGCCGGTAATAACGACTTACATATTAGTCAAATACCACACACTCATCAGAGCACATTTGGAAGCTGGGGATATGGCCAGTCAGCATTACTTTTATTACCATTCCTACATTTCGCCACTACTGAGCTATGAGTATCATATGTTCCGTTCCTGGATCACTATGAAATGGTTTATCAGGCACCTAAAGAGTAGGGACGTGACTGTAAAGCTTTATAACAACAACCTTAACTCCGGTGAGAGACTAGAGTTACTGAGTTTGATTTTAGGACAGAACAAGTGAACTCTGAAGAGGGAAATTAGGATCAAAGGACATGGAAAACGAGGGTGGGAAGAGCGGATGTCAAGAAAGGGTGAGAAGAGGGGCAGGAGGGGGAGAGTCTATGCACTTTTTTAATATCACCACTGTgaatcagtgaaacatttattagcccatGTATTGCACCGTTTAAAGTCTTTCCTCCAGCGGCCACCTGGCaatctaaaatgaaaaaagtgtcTTTTCCATTTGTCTGACATAATTTGGAAGAAATGAACGCGCCCTTCGGACATGTCTACACTGTGTTTTATCTACTGTCCTCTGAGACAAAGGCCGACAACAGAAGCTGAGTTTCACGGAAGATTCTTTGATAAACCAAGTTAATGTGCCCACCGCTTTGTCCAGCTCCTCAATTCTTTGGTTCATAAAATCCCGAGCAGAAAACCCATCTTCAATGATGGAAATATTAAATTCCTCTGGGCAGAGTGAAGTCATGGTTTTGAACTAGTGAGAAATGGGGAGAATGGAAGAAATAGTTTAGTTAGTTTGTtagacagatcatttttaaaaatgccaaaC
This sequence is a window from Chanos chanos chromosome 4, fChaCha1.1, whole genome shotgun sequence. Protein-coding genes within it:
- the LOC115809224 gene encoding ornithine decarboxylase-like; translation: MTSLCPEEFNISIIEDGFSARDFMNQRIEELDKAGNRDAFHTADLDNILEKHLRWVENLPRVVPFYAVKCNNSRPILALLANLGACFDCASQSEIQQILSLGVTPDRIIYANPCKQESHIKYACIHGIQMMTFDSEDELDKISRCHDNGKLVLRIGVDDSRSFLRLNSKFGARLQDCCRLLERARELCLEVVGVSFHVGSGCRDPQAFRDAISASRRIFNMGIELGFKMNLLDIGGGYPGSKTFNPKFEEFADVIKFALNDFFPDDTGVQVIAEPGRYYVASACTLAVNVIGKKVLTDKSSNKNADDDDIRAERIIMYYVNDGIYGSFNCILFEYELCFLTCWKKQVLSGHKYPSIIWGQTCDSLDNLVEHCVLPELETGDWLLVDEMGAYTSVVATKFNGFKEADTHFVMTQASCFKVINGVRGIGPLNQSKRAGNVRPSFNKSGARRQQQRQQQH